The stretch of DNA TAAATTCATCTAATAACTCTTAATTATCaactttacataaaattaaCCATACTTGAGTTTTTACTAATATTGTTACTGCATGAACCCACTagctcaaataaaattttaaacctaATTCTAATAAGATATATTCTAGGATGATTATATTACAGTGATTATAGTAACTATataaatattgttaaaattaaaattatattttttttgacattttaataatatttaatttttttaaataatattttttaaaaaatattatttaacaataaaaaatattattttaattttaataatattttttaaaatattatagttGCTAGAACATCCTAGAATGGCCCTTCTAATTATACTCTACTAAATTATTTGTAGATTTTGATATTAGATTTCCTTGCAAACACCCCAAACTACCATTCAAATGGGCACAGAAGCACTTTATGAGTTTAAACTTTTACCAATTCAGGTTTGATTTCTACAAAGCAATTAGAGTAAACACTTCGGAATATACGTAAAAAAGAGTTATAtgtgtaaaataatattataaaaaataagagtaacAATCATCACCCTAATTATTAAATGaagatatattattataattaatttttaatttgtgtataaatGACTAAAATAACAATATTACGAATGAAAAGAGTAGTTAATTATTAGTCAAAGAATGAATTTGGAtcttctaaaatttgaattttactttaaagaATAAAGTATGATTTTTTACATTTGAataatttctctttcatatttatttttagtccCACCTATAAAATTAATGGTGAAAGACTTtactttctaaaataaaattcaaacttttaaAGATCCAAATCCGATCcgttaaaaaatagttaattttaagagAGTAGTTATTATCGTTACTTCAAAATAGTTGTGCTTTGGggcaaaattaaatattttatactagaCGACTATGAATCAGACGTAAGAATGAATAAAACCTATATTAATCACGGatattttgttgaattattaTGTTATGTCAAATATATTTTAGACACGATATTTATTGATATTCATTTGATATGTATATTTATTGTGTTTAactgtgtcttaataaaaaataatttttttagatatatttaaacATACTTAAATATTATAATGTATTANttttaaaatttatatatgtttgTGTTTTGTATCCTATTCTGTCTCTACATCATAGagtaataaaacaaaataattaccAAGGAAAATAGcaatgaatgaagaaagaaatgcTTGGGAAGCAAGTTGTGAAGTGGTGTTTGTTGGTCATATTGATATAgaggaagataaaaataaaacgtACCCCACCGCCGGTGTGAGACTTTTTCTCGTCAGCGTGACGATTGCGTTGACGTAATGGGAACAcgatataataatatttatgagAGACAAACAACTATGGACATTGAAGAGATATGctgagaaagaaagagagacaaAGTTTCCGCGTAGATAGATGAGaagaaatcttgaaaaaaataaataaataacaaatatcATAAttggaagaggaggaagaaaaaattatactaacaaattaAGAAATTCCCCCATAACTTCCCTCGAAAAccacaaaaattcaaaagttagcatttaaaatttacataaaattctttatttttaattcaagaCTCCGTTAGTTTgtctattaattatttgatttttttgctaTTTATCTAGTATCTATGACTTTGCCccaattaatttgaatttgacttcACTGAGTCGCATATCTATCTAAGGTAggcaaattttttttgtaagtctttcaattgttatattttaattatgtgaagtgtatattaaaaattaattaatagattaattattatattttttaatttttttagtctttaCGAGTGAATAATAGAAACGCTTTTGTCTTTGACAcgagtaaaagaaaagaaaagaaaatatttatttctcttattttttttctctcttcctctcttatCAAATACGCAATTCATTCACACCTGCCTCTCGTTCACACCACGCCACATCCCTCGCAATTCACAAACCTACATatatattcttcttttctttttctctctcatctctctctctctctcttcaaaTTCCATAACCCCCTCAAACAACATACCTCAAAACCTTTTCCTCATATACCATATTAATATTCATCACTGCTCCATgtccttcttcttttcctttttctggaTGATTTGATCtgatttaatttgaattggATCTCACTTTCacttcaaatcttttcttttttcttttcgatAAATAATGGAAAGTCATCatctccatcatcatcatcatcaacaacaatacCCACCGCCACAACGTCATAATATTAGTGCAGCAACAACAACGAGTGCAGGAACTAATAACAACGTTGTGGTTGTTGATGTGACAGGAGATAGTAGGTTCCCTCAATGGAGCATCCAAGAAACAAAGGAGTTCCTAATGATCCGTGCAGAGCTGGATCAGACTTTCATGGAGACAAAGAGGAACAAGCAGCTCTGGGAAGTCATCTCCAACACCATGAAAGAAAAGGGTTACCATCGAAGCGCTGAGCAGTGCAAGTGCAAGTGGAAAAACCTTGTTACCCGTTATAAGGTACCTTACCTTATTAATAACACCTTTAAATTATTTCATTTcttcaattatttaattattaatacatCACTTAACCTCCtaaaacaaacaacacaaaaccgtctcctcttctttttaatATACACCCTCTTCCCTCTTCTTTTCAATTCCCTTCCTTTACCGCATAGAAAAGCATAATTAAttgtctattttttcttttttaaaaaaattgttcctCGCTCtctatatatagttatatagTGTCGTTGTTAAGAGTTGTGTTTTGGTATTGAGATTTAAAAGGGATGTGAAACGATGGAGGCAGAAGCAATGAGGCAGCAATTCCCATTCTACAACGAGCTTCAAGCTATCTTCACCGATAGAATGCAGAGGATGCTTTGGGCCGAAACAGAAGGCGGAGGCGGAGGAGGAGGTTCTTCTAATAACAAGAAGAAAGCTGCGACAGCGCAGCTGTCTTCGGACgacgaagaagaggaagagagcGAATTAGGAGATCCTCAACAaaagaatgtaaagagaaagaaaagattaAAGAAGGTTAAGAGGGTGGAAGATAGTGGTGGTGCGAGTAATTTGAAGCATCTGAAGGGGATTCTGGAGGAGTTTATGAGGCAACAGATGGAGATGGAGGCGCAATGGATGTCGGTGTTTGAGGCGAGGGAGAATGATCGGAGGTTGAAGGAGTTGGAATGGAGGCAGACAATGGAGGCTTTGGAGAATCAGAGGATGATGATGGAGCAGAGATGGAGGGAGAGTGAagaacaatggaggattagggAAGAAGCTAGGGCTCATAAGAGAGATGCTCTTATCACTGCACTTCTCAACAAGCTTTCAAGACAACAAGATCAATAACCAACTTagttagttagagttagttaTCTTTGTTGGTTAGAACTAACTTCCTTTTCATACTGTGTTTATGCTACTGAATTgctcatgatgatgatgatgatgaagcaAAGCTTAATTTGACACATTATGGAGGTTTGTCTTTATAACTACACTTTTTCATTTATCATATATATCAAACACTATTATTATTCCAACGCTTTTATGGttcatttagttgcatttttgGTTGGATAATATTTGCGTATTTGTCTTTACTAAAACCTTTTTTTAAGGTTATTACTACAAATTGAACTTTAGATTTTCAGATAATAACAATTGTGATAttatatcattaaataatttctcttaaaaatttaaactgattAAGTGAGagacataaataattatatttctaatcgTTAtacttttaagaattttttctttttatttttttgaattagacAACTATCAGATAATAATTATGTATGTGCTTTTTGTCATGCAAGTCTCTCTGCTATAATTGAGAGATGACCCATTGATGTTTTTCATAAGTATATCCAAAaggttatcaatggtgttttcATAGAGATTCCTCCGGTAGTTGGTGTAGATGAAtagattatattattataaaattgaacACAATTTGCAGGGCCTAACTAACAACCGAAAACGGGCAAAAAGAATGATGGACAAGGCATTGGCCGCAAGATAATGGTTCATCATGTTGTCTATTCCATAATGTATATGAAGAGCACAGCTTTTAGGTTAATGGCCCATTTTTGCTACAATGGATACTCATCACTACTTctacacatacacacacacacacacacaattaCATTTGTTGCTTTCACTTTATTTTGATTAACATGAATAATTTAACTTCTTTTATGGATCATGCTAAATTTCTATACTCTACTTCCATGCATTTCGGTATTATATGTTGGTAAATTAATTGTATTAAATGATGAagtagggtttttagagttgtatatgtatgtatacaCATAATACAATTGTTCCTTACTCTCATATTGTTTGATATCAAAAGGTATTCATCATACTAAAGGTTGTCGGTAAATGCATTGACATTAGAAAAGACATGTTGGGAGATTGAAGGTAAAccataataactaattaaggAATTAAAGATAGATAAATAATGATATGTTTATGAATATTTATGAAATATTTGTGAATTCAAATGATGTATATATGGAGGTTTAATTAacaatactatatatatgtatatacttcACAAAAGAATATCATCATTATTTGATTACCTTTGAGTTGAATCATGATCTCATCCCAAAGTTTTGGATGAGATATGTGAGAGGTTAATTAGTTTGTATGGACgaggtttattattattattattattattattattgaaacagCTAGCTGATTCGGTTGTTGCATGAAAAGAGATATTCCAAATGGTTTGACATTGACATGTGCATGTGATGAGATATCAGAGCTCACACAATCATAAGAGTTGAAAATCCTTTGCCTCAGGTATGAAATTGTGACTTTATAACTGTAGTTTCacaagtgtatatatatatattggatcacttatattttttttcatataaaattttaatatactgcTAGAATATTCAAAGCATATTTAAAAACATATATGGCCActcattgtttttcttttacgtTTATACTACTTTTAAGtgcatatttatatatataaaaaaagaaaaagtagtgtCGGTTGGATATTGTTTGAGTAAATAAATTTTGAACATATTCAGAAGACATACAAGTAgttctaattaatattaatcATGGTCCCATATCATCATCACTCTCTTACTTCCTTCGGTATGTCATGAATTGGCAATTTAGTGTATGCATCTAAAAGTTTTAGTTGAATTTACCATCgcattactttttttaaaacttaaagttcataaaaaaaaatattaatggttctatttttaatattttttaaaataacaatcttgattttttttatagttttttatttatttttttaaactcatcaagaaatgaattttagattttttagatataaaattctgatatcatataatttagattttttagatataaaattctgatatcatataataatactattttttttcaaaaatttcaactaataaaaaaaatttatatctctaacaaaattaatacaTTTATGATTTGGTAAAGTTTTGacttttaaagataatttaatataaaatcttTGAAAGATGTTTTctatattataataaatcacactaaaaataattttcaataaataaattataaaaatatgcttgataaaattacttttaatatttaaaatggcatatatatatatatatatataataaaaaccaCTAACCCCATTcatcatttttaaataataaatatatatgttttatgTTGTCTTATGTATTTGTTTACTAAAATGAAAGAACTTGGAATTAAATTTGGAGAACAGAACAGGCCACATTTGCAATACGAAaatgttaacaaaaaaaaagaataaaccaAAAGCAGTCCAAACTTAATAAAGTAAATTCTAaactttttttctgtttttgtctttCTAGTATGGCAACTACTCATACAAAGATgccaaaaatatcttttcatgATGATCTTTGTTTAAAAAGTGTAACTTATTTGTTTAGCAAcactttaaataaagataacacttttacttcaaataaaatcaaaccCTATAATTTATCATGGTCAAAATGAAATATCTTCATATGATGACAATCATAAAATCTTCATTGGAGTAGCCACCTTCTAGTATTACCCATTGTAGTAATCCGCCAATTATTGAAATCATCATTTCCTCAAACACTTGTTCATGCTTATATTTAATAGAGTAAGGTAcattacatacatatatatgtaGGTATATATGGTACCTGAAGAATAGGGAGAAGAAGGTTTTGAAGCTCTAGTGTGTTACCGTGGAAGCCGGCGCTTCGAATAGTATGGTGACCCACCACAATCTTCCAGTTTGCATTTGATCGTTTGAGAGCGAAATGAAGGTCCCTGAGGAGATTGGAAATGTATCGGTTTCTAGGCAATACTCCTCTCCAATCATAAACATGTATGTTGTGGAGGTTGAGTGAAGTACTTGTCCACAAAGGGAGTTGtatcaagaaagaaaaactcAGCTACCTGTGCATCCACAACATAAGATCTCAAGCATATCCATCTCTTATCAATGTGTCTAAGAACAGGACTCAGCTGCTCCAGAGCATCTCCCCTGTAATCATGGTTACCCAGCACAGTGTACCATAGCTTCTGCAAGCTTGGAGCAGTATATATTTGAGTGAATGAATAGTCAAAGGCTGCATCATCTGTTCCTTTTAAACCACTCGGGTAAATATTATCGCCCGTTGATATCACAAAATCGATGTCCAATTCCTTTCCAACAATACCCATCTGCCAATAATAATgcatttattgttatttttttaggttttattTTCCAATTCAACTCTCatgaaattaattatcaattgcTAATAACgttataaaattaaaaccgataatgataataattcagacctaaaaataactataaaaaatgTTATGAGTATATTAACATCAGTCCCTGGTTAATTTTAGTGTAACAGTTCTCGCGGTTTTGTCTTTGAcaatagggatgatagccgaatcCTCCACACTCACttgtcaaaacgcgtcatgctaagGAGAAATAttcacacccttataaggcatgcttcgttcccctcccaaccgatgtgggaccttacaatgtGGGGAGTTTCGGCTATCAttcctatcgtcaaaggcaaaaccgtaaAACTTGTATGCCAAaacggacaatatcgtgctagcggatGGTCTGAGCTATTACATTTAGTGTgcaattaaaatacaattttttattaaatttaacatttataattttgtgtatataatatttatatttagacataatattattcaattattctaataataattaaaaatataaaataaaataatcgataattaaaaatgtaatatcgggtaattttagtatatatgaaaaagtttagaaaatcaattaggataccAACTAATTTTGTCAACTCTATGTTAAGTAACAAGTGTGAGTAGTGTAAAAATTAAtccacattaaaaaaataagatagtgAGGAGTTTTTAAGATAAGATGTTTATTAACTtgacattttaatattttgagttAAATATTGTGTcttctcattttatattttttcatttggttccttctcatcttatgttttCTCCTCCTTCTTAGTTTTGGATGTTTCTTTATCTTAAGTTCGgatttttttctcatattttggatgtttcttctttttgaattttggataattttttaataattttagatttttcttagatttcaaattttctttttattaggaatttaaaaaaaattggattcgcttttgttatttttttatctttctttttttttgaaatgaatttgaaagttttaaaatgaattttataatttttaaaatgaatttaaaatttttaaaacgatttttaaaatttttaaaatgtgtgcacttattttgtttttcttaaatTTACTGTAAGTAATAGTGGAAAGTGAAAATAGGGTTAGATTTGAGTAAGGTTGtgagttttcttttatttaattattctgataatatttataattttattaaatttactaTTAgctttatatactttttttttctttcagttaaaTTCTtacattacttttaattttgtattagaTCTTtgttagtataaaaaaattagagttaATGGAATATTTTCGCAAATTGAAGGTACTCacaattaaaaatctaattagattttttgttatatattttttgacagaaatattttattaattttaacgtttttgacttagttataaaattaaaagtattgtaggtacttaattaattaaaaaatatataaaaatttaattataaatttaataaaattataaaagactNNNNNNNNNNNNNNNNNNNNNNNNNNNNNNNNNNNNNNNNNNNNNNNNNNNNNNNNNNNNNNNNNNNNNNNNNNNNNNNNNNNNNNNNNNNNNNNNNNNNNNNNNNNNNNNNNNNNNNNNNNNNNNNNNNNNNNNNNNNNNNNNNNNNNNNNNNNNNNNNNNNNNNNNNNNNNNNNNNNNNNNNNNNNNNNNNNNNNNNNNNNNNNNNNNNNNNNNNNNNNNNNNNNNNNNNNNNNNNNNNNNNNNNNNNNNNNNNNNNNNNNNNNNNNNNNNNNNNNNNNNNNNNNNNNNNNNNNNNNNNNNNNNNNNNNNNNNNNNNNNNNNNNNNNNNNNNNNNNNNNNNNNNNNNNNNNNNNNNNNNNNNNNNNNNNNNNNNNNNNNNNNNNNNNNNNNNNNNNNNNNNNNNNNNNNNNNNNNNNNNNNNNNNNNNNNNNNNNNNNNNNNNNNNNNNNNNNNNNNNNNNNNNNNNNNNNNNNNNNNNNNNNNNNNNNNNNNNNNNNNNNNNNNNNNNNNNNNNNNNNNNNNNNNNNNNNNNNNNNNNNNNNNNNNNNNNNNNNNNNNNNNNNNNNNNNNNNNNNNNNNNNNNNNNNNNNNNNNNNNNNNNNNNNNNNNNNNNNNNNNNNNNNNNNNNNNNNNNNNNNNNNNNNNNNNNNNNNNNNNNNNNNNNNNNNNNNNNNNNNNNNNNNNNNNNNNNNNNNNNNNNNNNNNNNNNNNNNNNNNNNNNNNNNNNNNNNNNNNNNNNNNNNNNNNNNNNNNNNNNNNNNNNNNNNNNNNNNNNNNNNNNNNNNNNNNNNNNNNNNNNNNNNNNNNNNNNNNNNNNNNNNNNNNNNNNNNNNNNNNNNNNNNNNNNNNNNNNNNNNNNNNNNNNNNNNNNNNNNNNNNNNNNNNNNNNNNNNNNNNNNNNNNNNNNNNNNNNNNNNNNNNNNNNNNNNNNNNNNNNNNNNNNNNNNNNNNNNNNNNNNNNNNNNNNNNNNNNNNNNNNNNNNNNNNNNNNNNNNNNNNNNNNNNNNNNNNNNNNNNNNNNNNNNNNNNNNNNNNNNNNNNNNNNNNNNNNNNNNNNNNNNNNNNNNNNNNNNNNNNNNNNNNNNNNNNNNNNNNNNNNNNNNNNNNNNNNNNNNNNNNNNNNNNNNNNNNNNNNNNNNNNNNNNNNNNNNNNNNNNNNNNNNNNNNNNNNNNNNNNNNNNNNNNNNNNNNNNttcttttaaattttaaaaagaatatatatagtaagaatttctttttttttgccatatAAAGTGGTTTCTGTTTCCTCAATAAAACAGTAAGCGGTTTGAAATTCTTTTCCTAAGAACACGGTTTTACAATAAAGGATGTGTGTCATATTCTGTACAATATGTCTTCAGAAAATAGCATACCCTAGTTAGTTTGTTTGTATTTAAGTACTATTTGTctgttataaataatttttcctTCCATCACATTTTACTTTGtctctctatatataaataGTGGTAGTagaatttcttcttttttttttttaaagtaaatgacttcaaataaataaaatcactaTATTAGTACAAAGCAACTACTacccgaaaaaaaaaaaaaagaaactgtAGTTAGTCGTGAAAAACTTAGAAGGGAAACTAGATTTCCTTGCATTATGATATTGCTTGATAAATATTggaccaaataaaaaaaaagttatagtGGCTAGAATCAAAGTGATTTATGTATAATAATTCAGATAGAGAAAAAAGCAAAAGTGTGTACAGTAATATTAGTACCACTTACctccataataataataacaatcatGATTGCTTTCGTTTATTATCAATTGCaatattattgaattaattaagATTGTGTGGACCTATATGGTTTCCATTTGagatttttcatttatttattcttttttataaacCGAATGAATCCGACTAATTCTTTAACCGTACGCGAATTATTCACTCAAGGACAAATAATTGTATGcggaatattttttatatataagttaTACAAAACAAGAGTAGCATGGAGAAATGATGATACATTATTAGACATATGTGCTACATGTGCACCGACAGAAAATTAAACAGTGTGCTCTCAACACGCAACAATGGAAGTTATTAATTGCATTTACTACCACactactcatcatcatcatcatcatcataattgataataACTATGTGTCTGCAACATTTATTGTGTGCCTATGAAGCTGTTCCCATAAATTTTGTTCTCTTTGGTTTTTTCCTTCGGGTAATTTACGTGTATAAATCGTTTGAGTTGAGAtattatttgattgaaaattgcatatatatatatatatatatatatatttgtatttttattttgttttaaatctgTGTAATTTGTCGCACTCTAAATCATTTAGAGGTTTTCTGGTAAATTATTTAGGTTATAACTATAGGTTAATAActaaattcattcttaaaagattatttattttttaaattagcttttaaataatttttttagttatattagtctttgaaaaataaaatataagtcaaattagtcattctattaattagatgataatgataataggTTAATATCACGTGTCACAAAATAATTGATTGACATGTCAAATCAGTAATACCTAGTACACCATATATTACTTGACATATAAACaacttatttataattaaaataatttttaaaaatctagatgtaagtcatttttatttttaaaattttaaaaattaattcttatatatatacatatatatttttctcataatattaactaattaaataaattttaaacaagACAGACATGtatataattttcaatcaaagaGAATTGCATCATAAATTATCCGTTTCCTCTTTCTTTGTTCCTTTCAGAAATGCTCGAGTTCAAATAACGCGTTTCTGACAGCAAAtgtttaacaaagaaaattgtATTATAATGTTTAATTAACGTGAATATTATTTTAGTAGATAATAGTATGTAAATACTTTTATATAGTTATAAGCAAATTAAAGGTTGCATGtcctattttaatttgttttattaaaaataaaaaaatcggcATTTTCTTGCTTATGCATTGTATTCTTTTAAATAGTCAACCGTGTTCAGAACTAAGTATTGCGGTGGAGGAAAAATTCC from Arachis duranensis cultivar V14167 chromosome 4, aradu.V14167.gnm2.J7QH, whole genome shotgun sequence encodes:
- the LOC107484921 gene encoding trihelix transcription factor GT-3b translates to MESHHLHHHHHQQQYPPPQRHNISAATTTSAGTNNNVVVVDVTGDSRFPQWSIQETKEFLMIRAELDQTFMETKRNKQLWEVISNTMKEKGYHRSAEQCKCKWKNLVTRYKGCETMEAEAMRQQFPFYNELQAIFTDRMQRMLWAETEGGGGGGGSSNNKKKAATAQLSSDDEEEEESELGDPQQKNVKRKKRLKKVKRVEDSGGASNLKHLKGILEEFMRQQMEMEAQWMSVFEARENDRRLKELEWRQTMEALENQRMMMEQRWRESEEQWRIREEARAHKRDALITALLNKLSRQQDQ